In the Muricauda sp. MAR_2010_75 genome, one interval contains:
- a CDS encoding YbbR-like domain-containing protein, translating to MFKKVLHGLNQKKVKVFSLFLACSFLAWFLSNLSETYESRANLTLNYRNLPDSLLLGKNSENLIEAKLRTSGFQFLFYNFVKKRIDVDVSQVEYQNGQYVLTDDVLRKQIDVQLSQNISLLDLDRSRLVVDLYQVASREIPIRASLSLQFQQNYIMQGEPQITPDHVVVKGPESEIDTLDEIQTEPIQLTNLATDFSRDVPLVFPKGLDNSIFSIGRVNVSGKVVKFSEKVFETPITVVNSPEGYQVKTFPNAVTVLCKATVERLKGISSSDFEVEADYAQLNGTNKNTLFLTITRKPENIYDVRLSEKTVNFVLEQQ from the coding sequence GTGTTCAAAAAAGTATTGCACGGCCTCAATCAAAAGAAAGTGAAGGTGTTTTCACTGTTCTTGGCGTGCTCTTTTCTGGCTTGGTTTTTAAGCAATCTCTCGGAAACTTATGAATCAAGGGCCAATTTAACCTTGAATTACAGAAACCTTCCCGACTCCCTTTTGCTGGGAAAAAACTCAGAGAACCTCATTGAAGCCAAGCTACGGACCAGCGGGTTTCAATTCTTGTTTTACAATTTTGTAAAAAAACGCATTGATGTTGATGTGTCGCAAGTGGAATATCAGAATGGGCAATATGTATTGACCGATGATGTGTTGCGAAAACAGATAGATGTGCAACTGTCGCAAAACATTTCATTGTTGGACTTGGATCGGAGTAGACTGGTGGTTGACCTGTATCAAGTTGCTTCAAGGGAAATACCGATCAGGGCCAGTTTAAGTTTACAGTTTCAACAGAATTACATCATGCAAGGCGAACCACAAATCACCCCAGATCATGTAGTGGTAAAGGGTCCGGAAAGCGAGATTGATACGCTGGATGAAATTCAGACCGAACCTATACAACTCACCAATTTGGCCACCGATTTTTCAAGAGATGTGCCCTTGGTCTTTCCCAAAGGATTGGACAATAGCATTTTTTCCATCGGAAGAGTGAACGTTTCGGGCAAGGTGGTCAAGTTTTCAGAAAAGGTTTTTGAAACGCCAATTACTGTGGTCAATTCTCCCGAAGGATACCAGGTGAAGACCTTTCCCAACGCCGTAACCGTACTTTGCAAGGCCACAGTTGAACGGTTAAAAGGAATATCCTCATCAGATTTTGAAGTGGAAGCAGATTATGCACAGTTGAACGGCACAAACAAGAACACTTTGTTTTTGACAATTACCAGAAAGCCAGAAAATATATATGATGTACGTCTCTCCGAGAAGACCGTTAACTTTGTATTGGAACAGCAATGA
- a CDS encoding glycosyltransferase family 2 protein, which yields MKTSFSIVVPVYNRPEEIRELLESLVRQDFNAPYEIVIVEDGSSESSENIVEIFKDKLQISYYFKENSGPGDSRNYGMQKAKGNYYIILDSDCILPKQYLIEVDKELKQEFVHCFGGPDAADASFSDVQKAINYVMTSFFTTGGIRGGEKSVGKFQPRSFNMGISKDVFEKVGGFGRIHPGEDPDLTFRIWQAGFDTRLFPKAFVYHKRRIDLNKFYRQVNKFGMVRPILSKWHPGTARPTYWFPTLFMTGLFVSLLLALAGILLPLWLYAFYVLILFLDALLKNRNVKVAFLAIFAALTQFTGYGTGFLKSTILLNFSNKEPEELFPKLFFKRK from the coding sequence ATGAAGACATCCTTTTCCATAGTGGTGCCGGTGTACAACAGACCAGAAGAGATTCGGGAGCTGTTGGAAAGTTTGGTTCGGCAGGATTTTAATGCTCCTTATGAAATAGTCATCGTAGAGGATGGTTCTTCTGAAAGTTCGGAAAACATTGTAGAAATATTTAAGGACAAGCTCCAGATTTCCTATTACTTCAAAGAAAATTCAGGACCTGGTGATTCCCGAAACTATGGAATGCAAAAGGCCAAGGGCAACTATTACATCATTTTGGATTCCGATTGTATTTTGCCCAAACAATACCTTATTGAGGTTGACAAAGAACTGAAACAGGAATTTGTGCATTGTTTCGGGGGACCAGATGCGGCTGATGCCTCTTTTTCGGATGTTCAAAAGGCGATAAATTATGTGATGACCTCTTTTTTTACCACGGGAGGCATTCGAGGTGGTGAAAAATCAGTTGGAAAATTCCAACCACGGAGTTTTAATATGGGCATTTCCAAAGATGTCTTTGAAAAGGTAGGTGGTTTTGGAAGGATTCACCCAGGGGAAGACCCTGATCTGACCTTCCGTATTTGGCAAGCGGGATTTGACACTCGACTCTTCCCCAAAGCCTTTGTCTATCATAAAAGAAGAATAGACCTAAATAAATTCTACCGTCAAGTTAACAAGTTTGGAATGGTACGCCCTATTTTGAGTAAATGGCACCCTGGCACAGCACGTCCCACATACTGGTTTCCAACTCTTTTTATGACAGGTCTTTTTGTATCCTTACTATTGGCGTTGGCAGGTATTCTGTTGCCTTTGTGGTTGTATGCCTTTTACGTTTTGATACTATTTTTGGATGCATTGCTCAAAAATAGAAATGTAAAAGTGGCCTTCTTGGCAATTTTTGCAGCACTAACTCAGTTTACAGGATATGGAACTGGTTTTCTGAAGTCTACAATCTTGCTTAACTTTAGTAACAAGGAGCCGGAAGAGCTGTTTCCAAAACTGTTTTTTAAACGGAAGTAA
- a CDS encoding enoyl-ACP reductase — protein sequence MAYNLLKGKKGIIFGALDENSIAWKTAERVHEEGGEFVLTNAPIAMRMGQIKELAEKTNSEIIPADATNEEELKNLVEKSMEILGGKLDFVLHSIGMSVNVRKGRHYTDENYDFTAKGWDVSALSFHKVLQSLYKADAMNPWGSIVALTYMAAQRTFPDYNDMADNKAYLESVARSFGYFFGKEKKVRVNTISQSPTPTTAGQGVKGFGGFINYAEKMSPLGNATADECADYTVTLFSDLTRKVTMQNLFHDGGFSNTGVSQEVIDEFSE from the coding sequence ATGGCATACAATCTTTTAAAAGGTAAAAAAGGAATCATTTTTGGCGCTTTGGATGAGAATTCCATTGCATGGAAAACCGCCGAGCGCGTGCACGAAGAAGGTGGAGAGTTTGTGTTGACCAATGCACCAATTGCCATGCGAATGGGTCAAATAAAGGAATTGGCCGAGAAAACCAACTCCGAGATTATTCCTGCTGATGCCACAAATGAGGAAGAACTTAAGAATCTTGTTGAGAAATCCATGGAAATTTTGGGTGGAAAATTGGATTTTGTATTGCATTCCATTGGCATGTCTGTCAATGTTAGAAAAGGAAGGCACTATACTGATGAGAACTACGATTTTACTGCTAAAGGTTGGGATGTTTCGGCACTTTCGTTCCATAAAGTATTGCAGAGTCTATATAAAGCCGATGCCATGAACCCTTGGGGAAGCATTGTGGCCCTGACCTATATGGCAGCACAACGAACTTTCCCGGATTATAATGATATGGCCGACAACAAGGCGTACTTGGAGTCTGTTGCCAGAAGTTTTGGCTATTTCTTCGGAAAGGAGAAAAAAGTACGGGTAAACACCATTTCGCAATCCCCAACACCAACCACAGCGGGTCAAGGCGTAAAAGGATTCGGTGGATTTATCAACTATGCCGAAAAAATGTCCCCGCTGGGTAATGCCACGGCGGATGAATGTGCAGATTATACCGTGACCTTATTTTCCGATCTTACCAGGAAAGTGACTATGCAGAACCTGTTTCATGATGGTGGATTCTCCAATACTGGGGTAAGTCAGGAGGTGATCGATGAGTTTTCCGAATAG
- the recN gene encoding DNA repair protein RecN: protein MLANLSIQNYALIDDVNVTFSNGFTTITGETGAGKSILLGGLSLVLGKRADLTSLKNAEQKCVIEAEFDVSKYGLKPFFAENDLDYEDRTILRREILPSGKSRAFVNDTPVTLDVLRALGDQLVDVHSQHQTLRLTENDFQLKVVDALVDNADTLRDYRKHLAEYRKTSKELQELEDFQTSADKEHDYNSFLLKELEEAKLKDGMQEELEAEYEQLSNVEEIMEQLSAGFQLLNDEQLGILGRLGDLKRAFQNLSDFGPAYASLNERIQSVLIETDDIASELEQLKDSVEANPERLETVNGQLQQLYDLQKKHHVASVGELIGIREELSKKVEAVANIETKIKEKKNEVDQLAEQAEGQAKKIRNARNKVIPKLKSMLQENLHALGMPSASFKIEVNPSETFKPNGKDDLVFLFSANKGSDYGELKKVASGGELSRIMLTIKSILATYEQLPTMMFDEIDTGVSGEISNRMGEIMQQMSQTMQVFSITHLPQVASKGQHQFKVFKEEGEEGTSTRMKELSGDERVQELAEMLGGKSVSESALAHARQLLQ, encoded by the coding sequence TTGCTGGCAAATCTTTCCATTCAAAACTATGCTTTAATCGATGACGTAAACGTTACGTTCTCCAATGGTTTTACTACCATTACCGGCGAGACAGGTGCGGGAAAGTCCATTCTTTTGGGTGGTCTTTCGTTGGTCTTGGGAAAACGTGCAGATTTGACCTCTCTTAAAAATGCTGAGCAGAAATGCGTGATTGAAGCCGAGTTTGACGTCTCAAAATATGGTTTAAAGCCCTTTTTTGCCGAAAATGATTTGGATTATGAGGACCGAACCATTCTTAGAAGAGAAATCCTTCCAAGCGGAAAATCACGTGCTTTTGTGAATGATACCCCCGTTACTTTGGATGTACTCAGGGCTTTGGGCGACCAATTGGTGGATGTGCACTCGCAGCATCAGACCTTGCGCCTTACCGAAAACGACTTTCAGTTGAAGGTGGTGGATGCCTTGGTGGATAATGCCGATACTCTTAGAGATTACAGGAAACATTTAGCAGAGTATAGAAAAACTTCAAAAGAATTGCAGGAGTTGGAAGATTTTCAGACCAGTGCGGATAAGGAGCACGACTATAACAGCTTTCTGCTGAAGGAATTGGAAGAGGCCAAGCTCAAGGATGGCATGCAAGAAGAACTGGAAGCTGAGTATGAACAGTTGAGCAATGTGGAGGAAATTATGGAACAGCTATCCGCTGGATTCCAATTGCTGAATGACGAACAACTGGGCATTTTGGGTCGTTTAGGCGATCTAAAACGTGCCTTTCAGAACTTGTCCGACTTTGGGCCGGCCTATGCGTCGCTAAATGAGAGAATTCAATCCGTATTGATTGAGACCGACGACATTGCTTCCGAATTGGAGCAACTGAAGGATTCCGTTGAAGCCAATCCAGAGCGATTGGAAACGGTAAACGGTCAATTACAGCAATTGTACGATTTGCAAAAAAAGCACCATGTGGCTTCGGTTGGCGAACTCATAGGGATTCGAGAAGAGTTGTCCAAAAAAGTAGAGGCTGTGGCCAACATCGAAACGAAAATCAAAGAAAAGAAAAACGAAGTAGACCAACTTGCCGAACAAGCCGAGGGACAAGCCAAAAAAATACGGAATGCCAGAAATAAGGTGATTCCCAAACTAAAAAGTATGCTCCAAGAGAATCTGCATGCCTTGGGGATGCCATCGGCCAGCTTTAAGATCGAAGTAAATCCTTCAGAAACCTTTAAGCCCAATGGAAAGGATGATTTGGTGTTCTTGTTCTCGGCCAACAAAGGTTCAGACTATGGTGAATTGAAGAAAGTGGCCTCCGGTGGGGAACTTTCAAGAATTATGCTAACCATAAAATCCATCTTGGCTACGTATGAGCAATTGCCCACCATGATGTTCGATGAAATTGATACAGGGGTTTCCGGAGAGATTTCCAATCGTATGGGCGAGATCATGCAGCAGATGAGCCAGACCATGCAGGTGTTTTCCATAACGCATTTGCCCCAAGTGGCCTCCAAAGGGCAGCATCAATTTAAAGTGTTTAAGGAGGAAGGAGAGGAGGGGACCAGTACCCGTATGAAAGAGTTGAGTGGGGACGAACGTGTCCAAGAATTGGCGGAAATGTTGGGTGGCAAATCGGTATCAGAATCCGCACTGGCCCATGCCCGGCAGTTGTTGCAATGA
- a CDS encoding DUF4835 family protein, translating to MRNTLLLTFLFACILTVSAQELNCVVTVNSDQVGQTNQQIFRTLERSLNDFVNNSKWTNRVYRENEKVNARMFITVTQYESDRFEANIQIQSSRPVFNTSYESPVFNYKDDAFNFQYQEFQPLVYNPNSFDSNLVGVISYYVYVILGLDADTFSLEGGDDYYRRAQNIVTQAQGSNFSGWSQETGERTRFELVDNLLSNSFREYRIAMYNYHRKGLDVLADNNSTGKQIIAGSLRLFETLISRRPNAFLIQTFFDAKSEEIQNIFSDGPKVDIVKLKETLNKVAPFYSSTWNEINY from the coding sequence ATGCGTAACACTCTATTGCTCACTTTTTTATTTGCATGTATCCTAACGGTCTCCGCTCAGGAACTTAACTGTGTGGTTACGGTAAATTCCGATCAGGTAGGACAGACCAATCAACAGATTTTTAGGACATTGGAGCGTTCTTTGAACGATTTTGTGAACAACAGCAAATGGACCAATCGCGTGTATCGGGAGAATGAAAAGGTCAATGCACGGATGTTCATAACCGTTACCCAATATGAATCGGACAGGTTTGAGGCCAACATTCAGATACAATCCTCACGCCCCGTTTTTAATACTTCGTATGAAAGCCCAGTGTTCAACTACAAGGATGATGCTTTCAATTTTCAGTATCAAGAGTTTCAGCCTCTAGTGTACAACCCCAATTCTTTCGATTCCAATTTGGTAGGGGTTATTTCCTATTATGTGTATGTAATTTTGGGCTTGGATGCGGATACGTTTTCGTTGGAAGGTGGCGATGATTATTACCGAAGGGCGCAGAACATTGTTACCCAGGCACAAGGTTCCAACTTTAGTGGATGGAGCCAAGAAACAGGCGAACGTACCCGTTTTGAGTTGGTGGACAACCTGTTGAGCAATTCTTTCCGTGAATATCGCATTGCCATGTACAACTACCACCGAAAAGGCTTGGATGTTTTGGCGGATAACAACAGTACTGGAAAGCAGATTATTGCGGGAAGCCTTCGGTTGTTTGAGACTTTGATCAGTAGAAGACCCAATGCATTTTTGATTCAAACCTTCTTTGATGCAAAATCAGAGGAAATCCAAAATATCTTCTCCGATGGCCCAAAAGTGGACATCGTAAAACTCAAGGAGACCCTAAACAAGGTGGCACCATTTTATTCCAGTACTTGGAATGAGATAAATTACTAG
- the coaBC gene encoding bifunctional phosphopantothenoylcysteine decarboxylase/phosphopantothenate--cysteine ligase CoaBC → MLGGKNILLGISGGIAAYKTTFLVRLLIKAGAQVKIVMTQSAGSFVSPLTLSTLSKNPVLLDFVNEEDGSVSWNNHVELGLWADLMIIAPATANTLSKMTNGVCDNLLLATYLSAKCPVYFAPAMDLDMYKHPSTKASIEKLKSFGNKMIPAESGELASGLHGEGRMAEPENIVQFIQEDLAKKLPLTDKKVLITAGPTHEAIDPVRFLGNRSSGTMGFELAKKAASLGAKVVLVSGPTNLDVNHSSIELIRVTSAQEMFEACHKHYADTDVAICAAAVADYRPKHVAKEKLKKKDGDLNIELERNPDILLSLGEKKTHQFLVGFALETENELENAKGKLQRKNLDGIVLNSLKDDGAGFGGSTNKITFIDKNLEIKTFGLKTKPEVASDIWEEIISRIHA, encoded by the coding sequence ATGCTTGGCGGTAAAAATATTCTTTTGGGAATTTCCGGGGGAATCGCCGCCTACAAAACCACATTTCTGGTTAGGCTATTGATAAAAGCTGGTGCCCAGGTCAAAATTGTAATGACCCAGAGTGCCGGCTCTTTTGTTTCCCCACTCACTTTGTCCACCCTGTCCAAAAATCCGGTATTGCTGGATTTTGTTAACGAAGAGGACGGAAGTGTCTCATGGAACAACCATGTAGAACTGGGACTGTGGGCCGATTTGATGATTATTGCCCCAGCAACGGCCAATACCCTTTCCAAAATGACCAATGGAGTATGCGATAACCTACTGCTGGCAACGTACCTATCCGCAAAATGCCCGGTTTATTTTGCCCCGGCCATGGATTTGGATATGTACAAACATCCATCCACCAAAGCTTCTATTGAAAAATTAAAATCTTTCGGAAATAAAATGATTCCTGCTGAATCTGGTGAACTTGCCAGTGGATTGCATGGTGAGGGACGCATGGCAGAACCTGAGAATATCGTGCAGTTCATTCAGGAGGATTTGGCCAAAAAACTTCCTCTCACAGATAAAAAAGTGCTTATAACGGCAGGTCCCACCCATGAGGCTATTGACCCTGTTCGTTTTTTAGGGAATCGTTCTTCGGGCACTATGGGTTTTGAACTGGCCAAAAAAGCAGCAAGTCTTGGTGCAAAGGTCGTTTTGGTCTCCGGCCCAACAAATTTGGATGTCAATCATAGTTCCATTGAGTTGATTCGGGTGACTTCAGCCCAAGAGATGTTTGAGGCATGCCATAAGCACTACGCCGATACCGATGTTGCCATATGCGCAGCGGCGGTGGCTGATTATCGCCCCAAACATGTGGCCAAAGAAAAGCTTAAAAAGAAAGACGGTGACCTGAATATTGAATTGGAGCGGAATCCTGATATTCTGCTTTCTTTGGGTGAAAAGAAGACCCATCAGTTTTTGGTAGGATTCGCTTTGGAGACCGAAAACGAATTGGAAAATGCCAAAGGCAAGCTGCAGCGTAAAAATCTGGATGGGATTGTTTTGAATTCCTTGAAGGATGATGGCGCTGGATTTGGCGGAAGTACCAACAAAATCACCTTCATTGATAAGAATTTGGAGATTAAAACGTTTGGATTGAAGACGAAGCCCGAAGTGGCTTCCGATATTTGGGAAGAAATCATCTCCAGAATCCATGCGTAA
- a CDS encoding DNA-directed RNA polymerase subunit omega produces the protein MQDLKNTKAPVSTTTFNRNEFDEKTGNIYEAISIVAKRGIQINSEIKKELLEKLEEFATYSDSLEEVFENKEQIEVSKFYEKLPKPHALAVQEWLEDKIYYRNTEKDA, from the coding sequence ATGCAAGATTTGAAAAATACCAAGGCCCCGGTTTCCACAACTACCTTTAATCGAAACGAGTTCGATGAAAAAACCGGAAACATCTACGAAGCCATTTCCATAGTGGCCAAGCGTGGTATCCAAATCAATTCTGAGATTAAAAAGGAATTGTTGGAAAAGTTGGAAGAATTTGCCACCTACAGCGACAGCTTGGAGGAGGTCTTTGAAAACAAAGAGCAGATTGAGGTTTCCAAATTTTATGAAAAATTGCCAAAACCACATGCTTTGGCGGTTCAGGAATGGTTGGAAGATAAAATCTACTACAGGAACACAGAGAAAGACGCCTAA
- a CDS encoding outer membrane protein assembly factor BamD, with protein MFLKMRSILPLIAVFVLLVSCSEYQKVLKNEDIKPKYDMAEKFYDEGDYKRAKRLYEQIAPKYVGKPQGERVMFFFADCYFKTGDYYLAGYQFERFIKSYPRSDKIQEASFFGAKSYYQLSPRYSLDQTDTDKALAKLQTFINTYPESEYFEEANTMAKELTTKKEKKQLEIAKQFNKLGKFNYPILISAITALDNFISDNPGSVYREEALYYRIEATTNLALNSTENRKQERLQEALDSYNTLVRYFPESQFKKDADDLSDKIQKELSAYTVSDTSTTK; from the coding sequence ATGTTTTTGAAAATGAGGTCAATACTCCCTTTAATTGCTGTGTTTGTATTACTTGTGTCCTGCAGTGAGTACCAAAAAGTACTCAAGAACGAGGACATTAAGCCTAAATATGACATGGCCGAGAAATTCTATGATGAAGGCGACTACAAAAGGGCAAAGCGATTGTATGAGCAAATTGCTCCCAAATATGTAGGAAAACCTCAAGGAGAACGGGTCATGTTCTTTTTTGCCGATTGTTATTTTAAAACAGGCGATTATTATTTGGCCGGATATCAATTTGAACGGTTCATCAAATCCTACCCAAGGAGCGATAAGATTCAGGAAGCCAGTTTTTTTGGGGCAAAGAGTTATTACCAGCTTTCGCCGCGCTATTCGTTGGATCAAACGGATACGGACAAAGCATTGGCCAAACTGCAGACATTCATCAATACCTATCCAGAATCGGAATATTTTGAGGAGGCGAATACCATGGCCAAGGAATTGACCACCAAAAAAGAAAAGAAGCAATTGGAAATTGCCAAACAGTTCAATAAGTTGGGAAAATTCAATTACCCTATCTTAATTTCTGCAATTACCGCTTTGGATAATTTTATATCAGACAACCCAGGCTCCGTTTACAGGGAGGAAGCTTTGTATTATCGCATTGAAGCCACCACCAATTTGGCCTTGAACAGTACAGAGAACAGAAAGCAGGAACGTCTACAAGAAGCTCTTGATTCGTATAACACCTTAGTGCGTTACTTTCCAGAGTCACAGTTTAAAAAAGATGCGGATGATTTATCCGATAAAATCCAAAAGGAATTGAGTGCATACACCGTTTCAGATACCAGTACTACTAAATAA
- the dapA gene encoding 4-hydroxy-tetrahydrodipicolinate synthase has protein sequence MEKLVGTGVALITPFKADFSVDVDALVQIVEHNIQGGVDYLVVLGTTAESATLNKAEKQLVMDTVIQTNAGRLPLVLGVGGNSTMAVIEELQTLDLSEFDAVLSVSPYYNKPTQEGIYQHFKAIAKASPKPIILYNVPSRTGSNMLAETTLRLAHEVPNILAIKEACGDMVQIDKIIKEKPEHFMVISGDDLTALPTVLAGGAGVISVLGQGLPSQFSKMMTLGLQESADEAYKIHHKLLPLMQLIFEEGNPAGIKSVFESLGLSKAVVRLPLVEATPSLKNRITGFLRTLNTAHA, from the coding sequence ATGGAGAAATTGGTAGGCACAGGGGTTGCATTGATTACCCCTTTCAAAGCAGATTTTTCTGTGGATGTAGATGCGCTGGTGCAGATTGTGGAACACAACATACAAGGTGGTGTGGATTATTTGGTGGTATTGGGTACCACGGCAGAATCGGCCACCCTCAACAAGGCGGAAAAGCAATTGGTGATGGATACGGTGATCCAAACCAATGCCGGACGATTGCCCTTGGTCTTGGGTGTGGGCGGCAATAGTACCATGGCAGTTATAGAGGAGCTGCAAACCTTGGATTTATCAGAATTTGATGCCGTTTTGTCCGTTTCTCCCTATTACAATAAACCGACCCAAGAGGGCATTTATCAGCATTTTAAGGCTATCGCCAAAGCTTCACCCAAGCCCATTATTTTGTACAATGTGCCTTCTAGGACTGGCAGCAACATGCTGGCCGAAACTACACTTCGGTTAGCACACGAAGTCCCTAATATCTTGGCCATTAAGGAAGCTTGCGGGGACATGGTGCAGATTGACAAGATCATCAAAGAAAAGCCAGAACATTTTATGGTAATTTCTGGGGATGACCTTACCGCACTGCCCACAGTATTGGCCGGTGGGGCAGGTGTGATCTCCGTTTTGGGACAGGGTTTGCCCTCCCAATTTTCAAAAATGATGACTCTGGGACTTCAGGAAAGTGCGGACGAAGCATATAAAATTCATCATAAGCTGTTGCCCTTGATGCAATTGATTTTTGAGGAAGGAAATCCGGCAGGAATCAAAAGTGTTTTTGAAAGCTTGGGACTTTCCAAGGCAGTGGTTCGCTTGCCCTTGGTTGAAGCGACTCCTTCGCTGAAAAACAGAATTACCGGTTTTTTGAGGACGCTGAACACTGCGCACGCCTAG
- a CDS encoding DUF6913 domain-containing protein yields the protein MHKNMFIKGLQDKFKVKSGLKYLKGEMEKPSLPIAREKGITSVGCIVDVDNFQNAEAFYELIDEFSLRPNAIKIIGYKREYDKNSPYAIQIFSDKDLGWKGQIENGYVLEFLGREYDMLINYYEEDNLMMKLLSVKTPARLKVGLGSQDPKVNDLILNTNMKDFTLFKSELKKYLKVLNEL from the coding sequence ATGCATAAAAATATGTTTATAAAGGGGCTCCAAGATAAATTTAAGGTTAAATCAGGGCTTAAATATTTAAAGGGGGAAATGGAAAAACCTTCTTTGCCCATAGCCCGGGAAAAGGGAATTACCAGTGTTGGCTGTATTGTTGATGTGGATAATTTTCAGAATGCGGAGGCCTTTTATGAATTGATTGACGAGTTTTCCCTGAGGCCCAATGCCATAAAAATTATTGGGTACAAGAGGGAATATGACAAAAACTCGCCCTATGCCATCCAGATTTTTTCGGATAAGGATTTGGGGTGGAAGGGACAGATTGAGAACGGTTATGTGCTCGAGTTTTTGGGAAGGGAATACGATATGTTGATCAATTATTATGAGGAGGACAATTTGATGATGAAGTTGTTGTCCGTAAAGACCCCAGCCCGATTAAAAGTCGGTTTGGGTTCGCAGGACCCCAAGGTGAACGATTTGATCTTAAATACCAATATGAAGGATTTCACACTCTTTAAGAGTGAGTTGAAAAAGTATTTAAAGGTTTTAAACGAATTGTGA
- a CDS encoding 5'-nucleotidase C-terminal domain-containing protein, translated as MHFYKGKYSTKILNKDTHVIGLKFKQFVVFTTLCFLFSCKQETGTLSKIDGVQISIDASLEEVDSISSFVEPYRNRINEVLDSTLAYAPKPFLLDDGARNTSMGNLMADMVLSEAAPIFKSRTGNDLDFVVLNYGGVRSIISAGNVTARNAYEVMPFENYISIVEMSGSAVRELIAFLISARRVHPIAGMQIVLDKNGSLESVDIQGEPFDENRTYFVGTSDYLVQGGPSIGFFKDTISTTHIDYLLRNAIIDYFKKVDTLKAAVDDRFIQLN; from the coding sequence ATGCATTTTTACAAAGGTAAATATTCTACCAAGATACTTAACAAAGATACGCACGTGATTGGTTTAAAATTCAAACAATTTGTTGTATTTACAACGCTTTGTTTTTTATTTTCCTGCAAACAGGAAACCGGAACACTCTCTAAAATTGATGGTGTGCAAATCTCCATAGACGCCTCTTTGGAAGAAGTGGATTCCATTTCCAGCTTTGTGGAACCGTACCGTAATCGGATAAATGAGGTGTTGGACAGCACTTTGGCCTATGCGCCAAAACCGTTTTTGTTGGATGATGGTGCCCGCAATACTTCTATGGGGAACCTTATGGCCGATATGGTATTGAGCGAAGCGGCTCCCATCTTTAAATCCCGTACCGGGAACGATTTGGACTTTGTGGTACTGAATTATGGAGGGGTGCGCTCCATTATTTCCGCAGGAAATGTCACCGCTCGAAACGCTTATGAGGTGATGCCATTTGAAAATTACATCTCCATTGTTGAAATGAGCGGGTCCGCCGTTCGGGAGCTCATCGCTTTTTTAATTTCGGCCCGAAGGGTACACCCCATAGCCGGAATGCAAATTGTGTTGGACAAGAATGGTTCCCTGGAATCTGTTGACATCCAAGGGGAGCCGTTTGATGAGAACCGCACCTATTTTGTGGGTACTTCGGATTATCTGGTGCAGGGCGGCCCTAGCATTGGTTTTTTTAAGGACACGATTTCCACAACACATATTGATTATCTATTGCGGAACGCCATTATCGATTATTTTAAAAAGGTGGATACGCTTAAAGCTGCGGTTGACGACCGCTTTATTCAATTGAATTAG